The Sorangiineae bacterium MSr11954 DNA segment ATAGGCGAGCCGATAGAAATTGACGCCGGTCTGCGCGTGAAAGCGAAGGTGCGGCCAGAGACGCAGATGCCGCCCGATGTCCTGCACGTACCGGAGATCGGTGGTGGTCGCCTTGGTCTGCCAGGTGTCGTAATAGAGGCGCTGGTCCAGGCGCAGGGTCGCGCTGGAGAAGCGGTGCAAGAAGCGCAGCGCAAAGGCGAAGCGATCGCGCTCGTTGGGGAGCTGCTCCTGCGGGCGGTACGGCAGGCGGTTGGCGTTGACCACGTCCGCGGGCACGCCCGCCTGGATCTTGCCGGCCACGTTGGGCGAGAACATCGGCACATAGCGGTAGATCTTCGACTGATCGCCGCGCTCCGTATCCATGGTGCCGCCCACCACGAGCACCGACGTGGGCGACATCACGAACGTCACGCCGAGCTCGAACGAGTTGGTGTAGAGCTTTCGCTTGTCGCCGAGGTGGTAGAGCGGCACGTTGGAGAACGGCGTGTCATTTCGGCCGATGGTGCCGTCCGAGTGCGAGAAGGCCAGGCGCGGGGTGATCAGCTTGTCGTTCAAGTCGGCCGTGATGGAGCCGCCGCCATTCAGGTTGAGGTAATCGGGCTCCGACGAGAACGAGCCATTGGCCTGAAGGCCGAAAATGCCCACCTTGTACCCGCCGCCGAGGGTCCCCGCATAACGCCGCTCGACGAAGGCCCTCGAGGCGGTCGAGACGATGTCGGGCGACGCCGCCGTCACGAAGTCGGCGAGGAAGCTGCCGCCCACGTTCCACCCCGCGGTGGGCGAGATGACCTGCGCGTTGATGGCGGGGCTCGCGACATGAACGTGCGTGTTGTCCGTATAGCCGGACATGTCGAGGCCCAGCTTGACCACCAGGTTCTTGGCGTTCGACGGGAGACACTTCAAAACGTCTTCCTGATTCTTGGCGGCCGTCATGCACGCGAGCTGCCCCTGGGTGAGGAACTCCGGCGCGCGCGACTTCATGGTGATCTTGACGGTGTACGTCTCGCCTTCTTTGACCTCGATCTCCTCGTCGTACGAGAGCGCGTTGCCGTTTCCGGTGCCCTCCGCGTGCACTTGGTGCTTGCCGGGATCGACGGAGAACTTCTTCCTCAGGTCCCCTTTGACCTCGCGCTCATCGAATTTTACCGCCAGATTGGTGACACCATTGGGCGGATCGAATGTCACGTGGGGAACGCGCGGAACGATGTCCTGCACGCGCTGCCGCGCCGCGCGCATGACCCCTGCGTCCTTTTGATCGATGCCCATCTTGAGAGCTTTTTGCGTATTTTTGAGGGCGTCGATCAGCTTCCCCGCGCGGTTTTCGCACGAGGCCAGGTGAAGGCGGGTGCGCGCTTTCTCCTCGAGCTCGAGCGACTTCTTGTCGTTCTCGATGCAGCCCTCGAGGTTGCCCGCCAAGTCGGCGTTCATCCCTGCGCTCGCATACTGAAACGCCTGATTGTTCTCCCATCCCGGGATTTTTCCCGTGGGCGCCGCCGGCATCGGCGCCGCACCGGGCGAGGGCGCGGATGTGTCTTCCAACTGGGCGGCCGTGGTCTCCGTGGGCGCCGGCATCGGCGGCGGTGGGATGACGACACCTTTTACGCGCGACTCCATGAATTGGGTGCGCATGGTGGGGGTGGCCCGCTCGGGCAGCTTGGCGCTCGGATCTTCCGAAAACGCATTGGAGAAATGATTCTTTGCTTCGCTGGCGACACCGAGCTGCGACGCGACCATCCCCAGAGCAATGTAAATTTGCGCTTTGACCGAAGGACTGCAGCGGCCGGGGCGACGGCACCGCTCGAGTTCCGAAACGAGCTTTCGCTTTGCCTCCGAGTATTGCGCTTTTGCGTATTCCTCGGTGAGCACCCCGCGAACGTGCTCCTCCGCGGCTGCGTCATCGGGGAGCGCCGCATGCGCGATGCGGGGGGCCGCCAGAAGGAACAACAGGTGCAGCGTGACGGCGAGAAGCACCGCCATCACTCCGTCGGTGCGTCGCTGGAGCACGGGGCTAAAGTACCGGAAAGTTGTCGGGGTTAGACGCAATTTCTAGTTGCAACCACAGCCACCACCACCGCCGCCCAAACCACCTTTCGCCCCCTCACTGACGTCGCGTACGTGTGCGTCGATGGGGCTACCCATGTCCTCCGTCGTCATGGTCGGATGCGCGAGAGTGCCACGCTGGTAAGGCATGACCTTGGCGCAACCGAACGAGGAGACGGACAGGAGGACTGCTGTTACCAGAGCCCGGCGGAAGGTATTGCTCCTGGACATCGGAGTTCTCGAATAAAGCATGTCGCGCGCCAGCTCTTACATTGCCGGCCGCGGACGGATACACGCGCGAAAACGTCATATTGAAAATTGCAATGGGCATTAGCCAACCCACCCCGGATCGCGCGTGATCCGCCGGCAAAAACCATCGAAACCGTATGTCGGATTCGGTTGCGCGGGGGCCGCACGTCCGTAATAAGGACACCATGCGACGCGGTAAGTTGTTCATCGCCAAAGCGCTCGCCTTCGTTGCGTTCGCGACGTGCGCCAGCTTGGCTTGCCTCCCCGAACAAGAGCGGACGAACTATGGTCCGGCCGAGAGCCTCGGGCCGCGCCAGTTCCCGGGGCCGAAGAACCCGGCGCCGGCGGGCGACGGAGGCACGCCTCCACTTCAAAGCTTGTGCGGCGGCAAAGGTCCCATCGACGGCGGTCCTTGCGACACGAGTTGGAAGAAAGACATCTTCGAGCCGATGTTCAAGACCGCCGGCACCATGAAGTGCTCCTCGGGCACCGCGTGCCACGGCGACAACGGCACCTCGCCGATCATGAGCGACACCGATCCCGAGGCGGCGCGGGCGCAGCTCGCCCTGTTCATCATGCCGGGCAACAAGAAGCCGTACATCGATGTCTGCGGCAAGGACCCCGACGGTTCGGGGATGGTCTGCAACCTGGGGGGCGCCTGCGGGTCGCAGATGCCCAAGACGTCGACGGGTCAGCTCGCGACCGCTGCGCAGATGGAGACCATCCGCAAGTGGCTCGCGTGTGGCGCACCGAACAATTAGCGCCACGGCCGGGGTTACGGCACACCGTGCTGCTCCGTTAAAGAGCGCAAAAAACGCGGATGGCGTCGCGGGGGCGGGATTCTGCTAAGAGTCTTCCGTAGATGGAACGGCTTCTGGCACGGCTCGAGCGGCGGTTTGGTAAATTCGCGATCCCCAACCTCACGACCTTCATCGTCGGCGGCATGGCCATCGTCTTCGTGCTGGCCACCTTGGATCCGCGGTTCATCGGCTCGCTGACCCTCGATCTGCAGCGGGTGGAGCGGGGCGAGGTGTGGCGTCTCTTCACCTACTTGTTCCTCCCGCAGAGCCGCTCGGGTTTGTGGGTGCTGTTCTCGATGTATTGGACGTGGATCATCGGCTCGCAGCTGGACTCCGAGTGGGGCGCGTTCAAGCTCAACGCGTACTACCTGTTCGGCATGCTGGGGACCACGGCGGCGGCCTTCATCAGCGGCGGGGCGCAGGGCAATTTCTATTTGAATTTGTCGCTGACGTTCGCATTCGCGACCGTGTTTCCCGATTACGAATTTTATATGTTCTTCGTCCTTCGGGTGAAGGCGAAGTGGCTAGGCATTTTCCTGGCCGCCCTCTACGGCATCCGTCTGGTCACCGGCGACTGGACGGAGCGCGCGGCCATCCTCGCGTCCTTCACCAACTACTTCCTGTTCTTCGGCGGCCACCTCTGGGGCCTCTCGAAGCAACGCAACACCGTGGCGCGCCAAGCCGCCCGCCGCACCTCCTTCCACTCCGAAGCCCCCCGCGCCGTCACCGGCGGCCGCAGCTGCGCCATCTGCGGCGCCCGCGAAGACGAAGACGACGCGGACATCCGCGTCTGCTCCTGCGAACGCTGCGGCGGCAAGCCGCGCAATCTGTGCCTCGTGCACGCGAAGAATCATTGAGGCGGCGGGCGCGCGGGAGGGGCGCGCTCAGCCCCCGTCACACCTCCAGGACCACCTTGCCGAACGAATCGTTCTGCGCCACGCAAGCATGCGCCGCCGGCGCCTGATCCAGCGGTAAAACGCGGTCCACGACCGCCGCCACGGCCCCTTGGGCGACGAGCGGGACGATGTGCCGAGCAAACACGCGGGCCGCCGCGATCTTCTCCTCGAGGGGCCGCGAGCGCAGCACGGTGCCGAAGATGCGGGCGCGCCGGGTCATGAGGGGACCGAGCGGAATGTCGGCGGTGGCGCCGCCGGCCATGCTGACCACGGCGATGCGACCGCCGGGGGCGATGCACGCGAGATCCTCGGCGAGGTAGCCGCCGCCCACCAGATCGAGCACGACGTCGGCGCCGCGGGCGCCGGTGAGGTCGAGGACCTTGCTGGCGAACTTGCCGCCTTCGGCGAGGATGCCATCCACCATGCCGAACGCGCGCGCGCGCTCCAGCTTGTCGGCCGTGCGCGATGTGCCGATGGCGCGAGCGCCGATGGCGCGCGCAATTTGAACGGCGGCCGTCCCGACCCCGCTGCCGACGGCGTGCACGAGGACCACTTCGCCCGAGGCGAGCGCCCCTTGCGAGACCATGGCATCGTAGGCCGTGATGAACGCCTCGGGGATCGCCGCGGCCGCGGTGAACGAAATTCCTTGCGGGATCTTCGCGAGCGTCCGCGCATGAACGACGATGGCCTCGGCGTAGGTGCCTCCGCCCGCGAGACCGAACACGCGATCGCCCAGGGCGACGTCGGCAACGCCAGGACCGAGCGCCTCGACTTCGCCGGCGAACTCCAGGCCGGGGATGTCCTGCGGAGCATCGGCCGGCGGCGGATAGAACCCCATGCGCTGGAGCAGATCCGCGCGGTTGATGGCGGTGGCGCGAATGCGAACGCGGACCTCCCCGCGCGAGGGTTCGGGCGTGGGGACGTCGCGGAGCTCGAGGACCTCGGGGCCGCCGAAGCGGGCAATGACGATGGCGCGCATGGTGCGGTCAGCGTGCCAGAACCCCCGAGAAATGGATCACCAAAGAAGCGTCAGCCCAGCTCGCATGGCGGTGGTCGTGTCGGTCGCCGGGTAGAACGGCGGGCCAACGCTGCGGAGGATCCCAATCGACGGCTGCACATGGCGCAGCATCATGCGGACCGAGGGTGAAATGGCGTAAAAGGCGCGCCGCTCATCGGCCACGTACGCGTCGATGATGTAGAGCTGGTAGGCCTCCATGCCCAGCGCGACCGTGTCGAACAGGCGAACCGCCACATAGAGCGTGGCGAGCGAGAAGACGCGCTGGCCCGTGTCGTCGCGAACGCCAAAGGTCCACTCCAGGCCCTCGCGAAACTGGATGATGAACGGCCCCACCGTGTCGTGCACGTCCACGAAGGGACGAAACGCGAAGGTGCCGTTTTGAAAGAACGAGTAGTCCCAAGGACGAAGCGCGATGGCCGCGCTGGCGAGCGAAAAAGCATCGCGCGACTCGCGGTCGAAGCTCGCGGTCGGAAACATGATCCCGAGCCCGGCCCCAAAGGCGAGCCCCGTGCTCGTCGACCACACACCGCGCCCTTGAAGCTCCACGTTGCCGCCGAGCACGAACGGCGCGCGCGTGCTCGCCGGCGAGCCGAGGGCGGCCTCGTACGTTCCGCCGACGAAGAACGAGCGCTGGTGGACCGGCAGCTCGGTGCTGAGACGAAGGATGTGAACCGGTACGTGGCCGCGCAGCTCGCTGCTGTCGCGCGGGTAGTACGCGCCCGTGGTCCACTCGATGGTGGCCTCGCGCTCGGCGTGCGCGAGCTCGGGGAGCGTGGGGGCCCGCGGTGCCGTGGGCAGCTGCGTGGTGCCGCCGCCGACCTTGGTGTCCAACAAAGGCGGGGGCAGCGGCGCTGGCGGAGGGGTCTGAGCCTTCTGCTTCGCCTCCGCGCTCGCAGCGGTGTCTGCGCCTGCGGCTTGGGCCCGAGCGGGCGGCGCTTCGAGGGCCGTCACGAGAGCCATGAAGCCTTTGAGGAGCCCGAGACGCCGTCGCACCGCGTCGTAAATACTATCCATCGACCACGATGCCCATCGCGCGTGCACGGATCATCGCTTCATGGTTGGCCGCGTGCCCCGGGCGAAACGCGTCGATGCGCCCCGCGGGTGGCCCGCCGTAGAGAAAGGCGTCGCCGACCAAGTCGAGCAGCTTGTGCCGCGCGGGCTCGTCGCGCGCGGCGGCGGGGCCGGCGGCGTGGAGCTGGTGCTCGCCGACGATCACGACGCTGGCGGCGTCCACGTGCGCCATCATGCCGAGGTCGGCGAGCTTCGCCATCTCGTGCGCGAAGAGGAACGTGCGCGCGGGCGCGATACGCTCCATGAAATCGTGTGGATCGCCGTGCCACTCGGCGCGGCGCTCGAGCGTGGGGTGGTCGAGCTCGAGGGTGATCGCCACGGTGGTGCCGGGCGAAGGGACGAAATGGTATTTGCTTGTGCCTACAAATATCTCACCTTCGCGCGCGACCTTGCACCGCGGGGGCGAGCCAGGTACACCGAGCTCAGCGAGCGCCTTGCACCAGCGCAGCGCCGCTCCATCGACGAACGGGAGCTCGTCCCCTTCCACCTCGATGGCCACCCCCGCGTGAATGCCGAGCCCGCCGAACGCCGCGAACAGGTGTTCGACCGTTCCGACTCGTCGGGCTGCGTGGTTCGCGGAGGGCGCGGGGTGCGTGACGGCCCGTTCGATGGTCGTCGTTCGAAGCGAAGGGACGAACCGATAGGCCGCGAGGGGCGCGCCCGCCAAACGAATCGGGCCGGCCGTTCGGCGCAAGGTGACCGCGGCGAGCAGGCCGCCAAACGTTCCGCGACCATCAACCGAACTGGTCACTTTAGTGACCATGATGGGCCGTCAGGATCATCGAATGGGTGATGGGAAGCGAAATCAGCACGGTCGGCACCAGGCAGTGGTGCAAATAGCACGGCCCCAACGGAACAAGTGGGATTGGCGGGGGACCGGCAAGCGTGAATAATCGGCCTTCGAGAAAACAATGGCGAACAAGGGAGTCCACCTCGTCGTTAAGGGACGAGTCACAGGTGTTTTTTTCCGAGCCTCAGCGCAGCGCGAGGCCCGTCGTCTTGGCATCACAGGCTGGGTGAAGAACCGCAACGATGGTGCGGTGGAGATCCGTGCAGAAGGAGAAGAAGACGCAATCAAGGAGATCATCGGGTGGGCGCAGCACGGCCCATCGGCCGCACGTGTCGATAACGTCGACGTGCGCTGGAAGAGCTATACGGGCGAATTTTTCGACTTTCGCATCGAGCAGTAGCCTCCGCGCGACCTGTCGAGGCGCGCCAGCTCGAGCCGCGACCCGTCGAGGTTCGACGCTTCGAGCCGCGACGCCGTCCGGTCTGGCCGCTCTGCTCGCGGGCGCGATGGTGCTCGCGGCACAGGGCGCCCGTGCGCAGGGTCCCGCGCCGCCTGCGTCCGATCCGGGCGCGCCTCTCGCTGTGCTCGCCGACGCGGGGACGTCGCAGGCCGCGCATCGGATCGTCGCGACGGCCATGGCGAACAGCGCGTACCGTGAGGAGGCTGCGCGCCTGCTCCAGGAGCTCGGCGAGGTGGCCGTACCGGCGCTGATCGAGGCCAAGGGCCGCGCGAATCCGCTGGAGACGCGCAAGTGGGCCATCGCGGTGCTCGAGAGCATGAACAAGAAGGTGCCGGGGGAGGCGGTGCAAACCAAGGACGCCGCCCTCCTGGCCGAGGTGCTCCGCGCCTACGGCAAGACGCGCGATCTCGACGCGCTGGGCGCCATCTTCGCCTTTGCGAACTCGGACCGCACCCCGGTGCGCGAGGCCGCGCGCGAGGCCATCGTGCAGTACGGCGACAGCGCGCTCTCCAAGCTGCGCGAGACGTACACGAACTTGAAGAACGGCCCGCCGCCGGAGGGCTGGGGGGCGCCCGAGCTCGCCCGCGAGCTTTTCCGGCTGATGGACCACGCGCGCCTGCGCGATCTCTACGCGCTCTTCGACGAGGCGCTCGCGAAGGCCAAGGGCGACACGCCGGAGGCGGCCGTCGCCGCGCTCGATCAAGTCTTTGCGCGGGCGCCTTCGTTCGAGCGGCGCGGTGAGGCGGTGCCCATCTATCTGCGGTACGCGGAGTCGCTCGAGGCGACCGATCCGGCGCGCGCCCTCGACTACTACCGGAGGGCCGAGCGCCTATCGCCCGAGGGCACCGAGCGAAACCGGGTCACCAGCGCCATCGCGACCATCGAGGCGCGCGGGCTCGCAGAGCGCGGGGTCCTCGATCGCGAGGCCCTTCGCCGCGCGCTGGAGCTCCACCCCGACAACGAGAAAGCCAAGGCTGCGCTCGAGCGCCTCGACGCCGAGGAGCAGTCGCGGACGCATCGCCTTCGTATGGGCATCGGGATCGGCGCCGCGATCGTCGCGCTGCTCGCCGCGATCCTTCTGTTCCTCCACCGCAAAGCAGAACGCCCTCTCCCGGCAGCCGAGAACTCCGGCGCGGGAAAGGGCGTGTAGCGACCTTCGGACGCGGGGCGATCCTTCTGTTCCTCCACCGCAAAAGCAGAACGCCCTCTCCCGGCGGCCGAGATCCCGGCGCGGGAAGGGCGTATAGCTGCTCGCGGCGATTCTTCTGTTCCTCCACCGCAAAGCAGAACGCCCTCTCCCGGCGGCCGAGAACTCCGGCGCGGGAAAGAGCGTGTAGCGGCTCGCCGCGATCCTTCTGTTCCTCCACCGCAAAGCAGAACGCCCTCTCCCGGCGGCCGAGAACTCCGGCGCGGGAAAGGGCGTGTAGCGACCTACGGATGCGGGGCGATCAGGCGCCGGCGGTGACGTCTTTCTTGGCCCGCTTGGCGGGGGCGCGCTTCTTGTCTTTCTTGGCGGCAGCGGCCTTGCCGTTTGCGCCATTGGCGTGGGCGCCGTTGGTGGCTCCATTGGCGGCGGTTTTCTTGGAGACCACGGTGCCCTTCGGCTTGGAGCCGAGGAGGTCGGAGGCGATGGCCTCGGCGCGGTTGGTCTCCTCCCACGAGAAGCCCTTGCGGCCGAAGTGACCGTAGGCGGCCGTCTTCTTGTAGATCGGCTTGAGCAGATCAAGCTCCTCGATGAGCGCCTTGGGGCGCATGTCGAAGCTGTCGAGGATGTACTTGGCGAGCTTCTCGTCGTCGACCTTGCCGGTGCCGAAGGTGTTCACGTGAACGCCGACGGGCTTGGCCACGCCGATGGCGTAGGCGACCTGCACTTCGC contains these protein-coding regions:
- a CDS encoding NAD(P)H-quinone oxidoreductase yields the protein MRAIVIARFGGPEVLELRDVPTPEPSRGEVRVRIRATAINRADLLQRMGFYPPPADAPQDIPGLEFAGEVEALGPGVADVALGDRVFGLAGGGTYAEAIVVHARTLAKIPQGISFTAAAAIPEAFITAYDAMVSQGALASGEVVLVHAVGSGVGTAAVQIARAIGARAIGTSRTADKLERARAFGMVDGILAEGGKFASKVLDLTGARGADVVLDLVGGGYLAEDLACIAPGGRIAVVSMAGGATADIPLGPLMTRRARIFGTVLRSRPLEEKIAAARVFARHIVPLVAQGAVAAVVDRVLPLDQAPAAHACVAQNDSFGKVVLEV
- a CDS encoding DUF3570 domain-containing protein, coding for MLQRRTDGVMAVLLAVTLHLLFLLAAPRIAHAALPDDAAAEEHVRGVLTEEYAKAQYSEAKRKLVSELERCRRPGRCSPSVKAQIYIALGMVASQLGVASEAKNHFSNAFSEDPSAKLPERATPTMRTQFMESRVKGVVIPPPPMPAPTETTAAQLEDTSAPSPGAAPMPAAPTGKIPGWENNQAFQYASAGMNADLAGNLEGCIENDKKSLELEEKARTRLHLASCENRAGKLIDALKNTQKALKMGIDQKDAGVMRAARQRVQDIVPRVPHVTFDPPNGVTNLAVKFDEREVKGDLRKKFSVDPGKHQVHAEGTGNGNALSYDEEIEVKEGETYTVKITMKSRAPEFLTQGQLACMTAAKNQEDVLKCLPSNAKNLVVKLGLDMSGYTDNTHVHVASPAINAQVISPTAGWNVGGSFLADFVTAASPDIVSTASRAFVERRYAGTLGGGYKVGIFGLQANGSFSSEPDYLNLNGGGSITADLNDKLITPRLAFSHSDGTIGRNDTPFSNVPLYHLGDKRKLYTNSFELGVTFVMSPTSVLVVGGTMDTERGDQSKIYRYVPMFSPNVAGKIQAGVPADVVNANRLPYRPQEQLPNERDRFAFALRFLHRFSSATLRLDQRLYYDTWQTKATTTDLRYVQDIGRHLRLWPHLRFHAQTGVNFYRLAYAALTRDDGTVVLPTYRTGDRELSPMIGATLGAGARIALGSPEATTQYAITVQGDYMYSYYFNSLYIVQRQALYGSFGFEVEFQ
- a CDS encoding UDP-3-O-acyl-N-acetylglucosamine deacetylase, whose translation is MTSSVDGRGTFGGLLAAVTLRRTAGPIRLAGAPLAAYRFVPSLRTTTIERAVTHPAPSANHAARRVGTVEHLFAAFGGLGIHAGVAIEVEGDELPFVDGAALRWCKALAELGVPGSPPRCKVAREGEIFVGTSKYHFVPSPGTTVAITLELDHPTLERRAEWHGDPHDFMERIAPARTFLFAHEMAKLADLGMMAHVDAASVVIVGEHQLHAAGPAAARDEPARHKLLDLVGDAFLYGGPPAGRIDAFRPGHAANHEAMIRARAMGIVVDG
- a CDS encoding rhomboid family intramembrane serine protease: MERLLARLERRFGKFAIPNLTTFIVGGMAIVFVLATLDPRFIGSLTLDLQRVERGEVWRLFTYLFLPQSRSGLWVLFSMYWTWIIGSQLDSEWGAFKLNAYYLFGMLGTTAAAFISGGAQGNFYLNLSLTFAFATVFPDYEFYMFFVLRVKAKWLGIFLAALYGIRLVTGDWTERAAILASFTNYFLFFGGHLWGLSKQRNTVARQAARRTSFHSEAPRAVTGGRSCAICGAREDEDDADIRVCSCERCGGKPRNLCLVHAKNH
- a CDS encoding acylphosphatase encodes the protein MANKGVHLVVKGRVTGVFFRASAQREARRLGITGWVKNRNDGAVEIRAEGEEDAIKEIIGWAQHGPSAARVDNVDVRWKSYTGEFFDFRIEQ